The following proteins are co-located in the Procambarus clarkii isolate CNS0578487 chromosome 16, FALCON_Pclarkii_2.0, whole genome shotgun sequence genome:
- the LOC123760200 gene encoding swi5-dependent recombination DNA repair protein 1 homolog: MEDKEMTDMENINDPRGPQRPPRTPETPEVSRDPPRSPETPEVSRDPPRSPETPEVSRDPPRSPETPEVSRDPPRSPETPRGLQRPPEVSRDPPRSPETPRGLQRPPRSPETPEVSRDPRGLQRPPEVSRDPEVSRDLGQATLWRRTTLRASFERNF; the protein is encoded by the coding sequence TGACCCCCGAGGTCCCCAGAGACCCCCGAGGACTCCAGAGACCCCCGAGGTCTCCAGAGACCCCCCGAGGTCTCCAGAGACCCCCGAGGTCTCTAGAGACCCCCCGAGGTCTCCAGAGACCCCCGAGGTCTCCAGAGACCCCCCGAGGTCTCCAGAGACCCCCGAGGTCTCCAGAGACCCCCCGAGGTCTCCAGAGACCCCCCGAGGTCTCCAGAGACCCCCCGAGGTCTCCAGAGACCCCCCGAGGTCTCCAGAGACCCCCCGAGGTCTCCAGAGACCTCCGAGGTCTCCAGAGACCCCCGAGGTCTCCAGAGACCCCCGAGGTCTCCAGAGACCCCCCGAGGTCTCCAGAGACCCCGAGGTCTCCAGAGACCTGGGGCAGGCGACCCTCTGGCGGAGAACGACTCTACGGGCTAGTTTTGAAAGGAACTTTTAA